The following is a genomic window from Nymphaea colorata isolate Beijing-Zhang1983 chromosome 3, ASM883128v2, whole genome shotgun sequence.
ATTAGCTTAATTAATGTTGAAATTGTTTCAATTTCTTTATACCTGCACTTGAGCCGATAAATTTTGTcgcatttttataaaataaaaccTCGAGGGCAGTACCCTACCACATGCTGCTTCAGCCTTAGATCTCAAGAACATCGTTTCGTTTCAAcctttttgtgattttttcacGCATTTGTGAAGAACATGAGACTAATTAATCCTAGGTTAATATGAACACATCTAAAAATAAACGATACACCGACTCCCAAGAGAAAGATACTGTTTATGGGGAAAATAATGGTGAGATCTTCGACCAAGGACAACgatttagaaataaaaagatCCGATACACCTTCAACTTGGCACCCTTCCTATCACATTTTCGCTTCCTATAATcgtaaaataaatatttttctaaatgcTACTGTTCGTCATGTgtaataaacatcattttcatacatatatatgctaCTTAGTGTCACTCTTGTTAACATCCGCATAAACCTACTTTTAGAACTTGCTATAAAGAACGAAGCTTATGACTTTGTTAAATACACCAAACCCAAAAACCCTAATGGAACACTCTTTTAGAGAAGGCACAGTGACCTAGTTCTCATTATTTTACATATATGTTTATAAGACAAATTACACATGGTCCTTAATTAATCGAGATGCTTTCGACAGTCACccctccctatatatatatatatatatatatatatatatataaaagaagaatttCAGTCTGGTCATTTCTCGCAGAggaacaaacaaacaaatgaggTCAGTTGTCAATATTATTATTGCGGGTGTCGTCTCTTCCTGGTGTTTGAAGGACATCTGCCTGTGGTTCATCTTTGATCTTCTTGCTCCCCAAAGCAAGTGGCCCCTGAAGGTGGATAGCCAATTAAACTTCGCACTAAGGACCATATATGTAGCTTTCACAAGGCTGTGCTctggatgatgatgatggtgtaGCGACTAAGACATGAGTGGTCTAAGCGATACTGGGCTGCTCTTTCCATTTGGGTCCCCTTGAAGACATCAAACAATTGGAATTGGAGGGATCGTAGATAGAGATGCAATTAATGGaagcatacatatatacacgAATATGAGTTAGATTAAGAATGCGATTAAGTCAGATCCaataagaaaattcaacttggATTAGCACCAATCTGATTTACATTTGGTATGCAGAATTTTGTAAGCATCCCCGTGGGAATAGGTACAAAGGTCCGGGTGGGAGCTAGTAGGTATTCAATTCTTGTTTCTTACTGTCGGGCATCAATCTAttgtgctgcaaaagggagCCATTAATGTGCAAGCTAAAGCATGGAGAAGGCGGCACCTGGAGGCATCATAAGCAGACCCTAAACTATAGAAGGATGAAGTGTTGGGTAAAATCTTCAGCTCTTTTGTAGGCAatatgatgaaatactcatcaTGCTCACTCAGAGTCATCATACTCATCATGTTCACCCAGAGTTTATACTGGCTGTGGTATGTGACAAAGATTGGACCACCCAATTACATACAAATGTAATTGGATGTCTAAAATAGTGCAGGAATTTAAATTCTGGTTACGTAAGACCAAATTAAGTCAAATTTAGTATAAAAAAGTACTGGATCTAACCCAAATTTCATTTAGTCCCTTTTGTGTTTAGAACTCGATTTTCAGGTGACACAACATTAATGCATAATAGTTTCTCATCATTTACATCTTTTCACCTAACACTTCATGACATTTGTTGTTTAGGAAGGTGTCTCAAGATAGATCACCGAAATATTAATGTAATCGTCCTTACCTGATCTAGTCAACTTATAGATGGTAAAGGTGAAATCCCAATCAATCACTCAAGCATCATCACATGCACTTGCATGTGATCATGGAATTCCAAGTCATTAATACGGTGGATGGTGAGGGCCAGGAAGTTAGTACACTACACGTTAGACATTGGGCGGCTTGGGACCTGATCTCTCTAGTTGGAAGCCCAAATAACTTGATCTTATTTTGGCTTCCAGTGCTTTAAGTGTTCTTGGGCAATAACAACAAATGAATTCATTCtaaaaattgaggcagattcataacACATTGAGttctacctcaatttttaagTAAgatcatgaaacaataacaagttGCTACTATCCGGAAGCATGTCCTAAGAAAAGGGAAAGCTAAGGATTTGGTTATAGGAAcaatattttgtcattttatagaTATGCCTCACTTGTTGGGACACAGTATTTATAGAATAATACTAGAATGCAATGTTCCATCAATTACTTCAACTTTTAAAATAGATTTACAAAACactaataaaatatttattacacCATGAATGACCAAGTTCAGGGAAGAAAGAATAAGGCTTGGCAGATTGAGCATGGGCACAAGCtggtaaaattaaaaaacgaaGTCATGAGCCAAACAGGACATGTGGTGCAAGCTGGTTCCGCTGCAGCTGGGCCACCGACACCCAGGGTTTGGAACCGTGCACAGTAAAGGTTGCCCACGTTGCAGCGGCCGAGGGGTGGGGGACCTCTTCTCGGCCATCTCCCGGAGAAGCCATGGAGACTCTTCGTCTCCGAGTCCATTTCCCAAAGTCAAGACCTCGTGTCTTCTTCTGTGGAAATCGGTGGATTTCACAACCACAAGTCACCAGCAACCGGACGCTTGGCATGTTCATGACGGTGTCTCAAAAGATCAAATCTCCTACATGTATTATGATgcgaagaaagaagaagatacatGTATCATGATGATgcgaaggaagaaaacaaaactgcGTCACTACGGCAGTGCAGTGCAGTTCCCCGCTGGGGCCTGCTCGTGCCCCCGACGATGTGGTGCTGGTTCACCACTCTCCAAGTGTACATAGAGAAGACGAGTTCCACAAAAAAAGGACgcataattttcatatatataagttaacaGCTAAGAAGCATTCATGGCCATGGATAGTTTGGCACCTGGCAGACAACTGTCTTTGCAGAGGGCCCGAACTAAGCAAATTATTGAGCGATGATACACATTTAGAAATGGCAGCCACCACCCTCACATGACCAGTCACCAGTCAATTGGGTGGGCCGGCCTTGCTCTTTTCCCCTCCTATACGCCTCCTATTCCCCCCACCAAAGACATGGAATCTTTCGAAGATCACGTCAGTATCGGTCTATGGGACAAACACCAGAGAGCCGCCTCCTTTGCTGACCATTCACCGGCCCCACCAAGTCGGAGCATGGGAATCACGCCCCGTCCTTCCCATGCTCCTGCAGCTGCACCTCTCCGGCAGCCGCAGCCTCCTCCTTCCCGTGGAAGAGCTTCTCCGCCTGCTCCAGCGTCTTCCCCTTCGTCTCCGGCAGGTAGGTGCAGAAGAACACCCAAGCGGCCACAGCGACGCCCGCGTAGATGAAAAAGGCGCCGCCGATGGTAACGgccttggagagagagaggaacgaCATGGAGATGGCGCCGCTCGTCACCCGGTTCACCACGACGCCGATGCTGGCGCCCTGCGCCCTCAGCCGCAGCGGGAATATCTCCGACGTGTACACCCACGTGATGGGCCCCGCACCGATGGAGAACGTTGCCACGTATCCCAGGATCGAGGCGACGGCCAGCCCGACGGCCCACTCCACCCGGCCGGAGTGGTGGTTGCCGATGACCGTCAGACTCCAACCCAGCCCGCAGAGCGTCAAGATCATGGCGGCATAGCTCGTCAGCAGCAGCGGCCGCCTGCCGAACCGGTCCAGCGTGAAGGTCGCCACCAGGATGAAGGTCGTCTTGGTGAAGCCCACGGCGACGGTGGCCAGCAGAGACGCCGACTTGCTGAACCCGGCCTTGTCGAAGACGCGCGGGCTGTAGAGCACCACCGAGTCTATCCCCGACGCCTGCTGGAAGAAATGGATCCCCACGGCAGCAAGCAAGATCCGGCGAACGTGGGGAGCAGGCCGGATAAAGAGCTCCATCCACACGCCCTCCCCGTGGTGCTTCTTCGGCACCGACACCACCACTCCGCCCTCCTCTACCACACCAGCCACCGCCTTGATGTCCGCCAGCCGAACCTCCGCCTCCTCCCGCGTGTCGGACGTCCGTTCCAACACCCGCTTCGCGTCATCTAACCGGCCCTGCATGACGAGCCACCTCGGTGACTCGGGCATGGCGAGGACGCCGAGGGCGATGAGGACGGAAGGGAGAGCCCCCACGCCGAGCATAAGCCGCCAACCTACCCGGAGCGGCAGCTTGGCGAAGGCGTAGTTGGAGACGTAACCGAAGAGGATACCGGCGTTGATGAAGACCTCCGGGAACGAGGTAAGGAAGCCTCTGGTGGAGGCAGGCGCCAATTCGGCGGTGTAGACGGGTGCGATCATGAGGGCGTAGCCGACGCCTACGCCGGCGACGAATCGACCCACCATGAGCCAGGCGTAAGATGGAGCGAGCCCCATCACCACTGCACCGACGAAAAAGATAGCCCCAGCAAGCACGATCGTGTACCGGCGGCCGATCCAGTCAGACGTCCGGCCAGCAGCCAGTGCTCCTATCAGCGAGAAGACGTTGAGGATGCCGGCAATTATCTCCACCTGGACGTCGGTGATCTTGAGGTCCTTCTTGATGAATATAATCGCTCCGCTCATCACTCCAATGTCTggagtggaaaaaaaaaaccacttatcAACCAACAACTACTCATCAACGTAGAGAGGATCGAAACACGGCAGTGAAGAATCCAGTTTAGCAGAACTCTCGCATATCTTAATCTGCTTTTGTTAAAACGATGGCCACTAACACTGCTGTTTcggtttctctttcttttggtttaGAAAATGCCGTGTTTCTTACGTGCAGTTTGTATAGGAAGAAAAATTtcgagaggaggaagagaaagaaccAATGGGTAGAAGAATACCGTAGCCAAGAAGCACAGAGGTCATAGAAGCCAGAAATGCGCAAGCATAAGCGTACAAATTTATCCGGCGCCTTCTCACCGGTCGATCTGCCGGCACTGTGGCTTCCGCCATCCCTCTGCAGAGCTCCAAGGAGGAGAAAGACgaataggaaaagaagaaagagagcgGAAAGGAGAGCGAACCTCACAGCGGTACTGTCGCCAGACTCATCCTATAAATAG
Proteins encoded in this region:
- the LOC116251046 gene encoding polyol transporter 5-like → MAEATVPADRPVRRRRINLYAYACAFLASMTSVLLGYDIGVMSGAIIFIKKDLKITDVQVEIIAGILNVFSLIGALAAGRTSDWIGRRYTIVLAGAIFFVGAVVMGLAPSYAWLMVGRFVAGVGVGYALMIAPVYTAELAPASTRGFLTSFPEVFINAGILFGYVSNYAFAKLPLRVGWRLMLGVGALPSVLIALGVLAMPESPRWLVMQGRLDDAKRVLERTSDTREEAEVRLADIKAVAGVVEEGGVVVSVPKKHHGEGVWMELFIRPAPHVRRILLAAVGIHFFQQASGIDSVVLYSPRVFDKAGFSKSASLLATVAVGFTKTTFILVATFTLDRFGRRPLLLTSYAAMILTLCGLGWSLTVIGNHHSGRVEWAVGLAVASILGYVATFSIGAGPITWVYTSEIFPLRLRAQGASIGVVVNRVTSGAISMSFLSLSKAVTIGGAFFIYAGVAVAAWVFFCTYLPETKGKTLEQAEKLFHGKEEAAAAGEVQLQEHGKDGA